One Perognathus longimembris pacificus isolate PPM17 chromosome 24, ASM2315922v1, whole genome shotgun sequence DNA segment encodes these proteins:
- the LOC125341720 gene encoding caspase-6 isoform X2, with translation MTELGAGSPGARPAGKEQNMTETDALYRRDMFDPEEKYKMDHKRRGIALIFNHERFFWHLTLPDRRGTCADRDNLTRRFSDLGFEVKCFDDLKAEELLLKIHEVSTASHADADCFVCVFLSHGEGNHIYAYDAKIEIQTLTGLFKGDKCQSLVGKPKIFIIQACRGNQHDVPVIPLDAVDNQTDRLDNVTEVDAASVYTLPAGADFLMCYSVAEGYYSHRETVNGSWYIQDLCELLGKYGSSLEFTELLTLVNRKVSQRRVDFCKDLSAIGKKQVPCFASMLTKKLHFLPKSRK, from the exons ATGACTGAGCTCGGCGCGGGGTCACCCGGGGCTCGCCCTGCAG gtAAGGAACAAAACATGACAGAAACAGATGCCTTGTACAGAAG GGACATGTTTGATccagaagaaaaatataagatGGACCACAAGAGGAGAGGAATTGCCCTAATCTTCAATCATGAGAGATTCTTCTGGCACTTGACTCTGCCGGACCGGAGGGGCACCTGTGCAGATAGGGACAACCTCACTCGCAG GTTTTCAGATCTAGGCTTTGAAGTGAAATGCTTTGATGATCTTAAAGCAGAAGAACTTCTGCTTAAAATTCATGAGG TATCAACTGCAAGCCACGCTGATGCCGActgctttgtgtgtgttttcctgagcCACGGCGAAGGCAATCACATTTATGCTTATGACGCCAAGATTGAAATTCAGACATTAACGGGCTTGTTCAAAGGAGACAAATGTCAGAGCTTGGTTGGAAAACCCAAGATCTTTATCATTCAG GCATGCCGGGGAAACCAGCACGATGTGCCTGTCATTCCTTTGGATGCCGTGGACAATCAGACAGACCGGCTAGACAACGTAACAGAGGTCGATGCGGCCTCGGTGTACACGCTGCCGGCTGGAGCCGACTTCCTCATGTGCTACTCGGTAGCCGAAG GGTACTACTCCCACCGAGAAACTGTGAATGGCTCCTGGTACATTCAGGATTTGTGTGAGCTGCTGGGGAAATACGGCTCATCTTTGGAGTTCACTGAGCTCCTCACGTTGGTGAACAGGAAGGTGTCCCAGCGCCGCGTGGACTTCTGCAAGGACCTGAGCGCCATCGGCAAGAAGCAGGTGCCATGCTTTGCCTCCATGCTCACCAAGAAGCTTCATTTCTTGCCCAAATCTAGGAAGTAG
- the LOC125341720 gene encoding caspase-6 isoform X3 translates to MTETDALYRRDMFDPEEKYKMDHKRRGIALIFNHERFFWHLTLPDRRGTCADRDNLTRRFSDLGFEVKCFDDLKAEELLLKIHEVSTASHADADCFVCVFLSHGEGNHIYAYDAKIEIQTLTGLFKGDKCQSLVGKPKIFIIQACRGNQHDVPVIPLDAVDNQTDRLDNVTEVDAASVYTLPAGADFLMCYSVAEGYYSHRETVNGSWYIQDLCELLGKYGSSLEFTELLTLVNRKVSQRRVDFCKDLSAIGKKQVPCFASMLTKKLHFLPKSRK, encoded by the exons ATGACAGAAACAGATGCCTTGTACAGAAG GGACATGTTTGATccagaagaaaaatataagatGGACCACAAGAGGAGAGGAATTGCCCTAATCTTCAATCATGAGAGATTCTTCTGGCACTTGACTCTGCCGGACCGGAGGGGCACCTGTGCAGATAGGGACAACCTCACTCGCAG GTTTTCAGATCTAGGCTTTGAAGTGAAATGCTTTGATGATCTTAAAGCAGAAGAACTTCTGCTTAAAATTCATGAGG TATCAACTGCAAGCCACGCTGATGCCGActgctttgtgtgtgttttcctgagcCACGGCGAAGGCAATCACATTTATGCTTATGACGCCAAGATTGAAATTCAGACATTAACGGGCTTGTTCAAAGGAGACAAATGTCAGAGCTTGGTTGGAAAACCCAAGATCTTTATCATTCAG GCATGCCGGGGAAACCAGCACGATGTGCCTGTCATTCCTTTGGATGCCGTGGACAATCAGACAGACCGGCTAGACAACGTAACAGAGGTCGATGCGGCCTCGGTGTACACGCTGCCGGCTGGAGCCGACTTCCTCATGTGCTACTCGGTAGCCGAAG GGTACTACTCCCACCGAGAAACTGTGAATGGCTCCTGGTACATTCAGGATTTGTGTGAGCTGCTGGGGAAATACGGCTCATCTTTGGAGTTCACTGAGCTCCTCACGTTGGTGAACAGGAAGGTGTCCCAGCGCCGCGTGGACTTCTGCAAGGACCTGAGCGCCATCGGCAAGAAGCAGGTGCCATGCTTTGCCTCCATGCTCACCAAGAAGCTTCATTTCTTGCCCAAATCTAGGAAGTAG